In Nicotiana tabacum cultivar K326 chromosome 11, ASM71507v2, whole genome shotgun sequence, a single window of DNA contains:
- the LOC107818992 gene encoding uncharacterized protein LOC107818992 yields the protein MEDNKEKTAPWLSVPQFGDWDQKGALPDYSLDFSKIRENRKQNKRDLSRVSLGNEEELVSSTTSNANTGRSAHNNDQNYHKNQSPTTRRSIFSYFNCCVKA from the exons ATGGAAGATAACAAAGAG AAAACTGCACCATGGTTATCTGTACCGCAGTTTGGTGACTGGGATCAAAAAGGTGCATTGCCAGACTACTCACTGGATTTctcaaaaataagagaaaataggaaacaaaacaaaagggATTTGTCAAGAGTTAGTCTTGGAAATGAGGAAGAGCTCGTTTCGTCAACTACAAGTAATGCAAATACAGGCCGCTCAGCCCACAACAATGATCAAAATTACCATAAAAACCAATCTCCTACC ACAAGGAGAAGCATTTTCAGTTACTTCAACTGCTGTGTGAAAGCTTGA
- the LOC107818979 gene encoding uncharacterized protein LOC107818979 isoform X2: protein MERFRKLSVVFIFWLITFSFATIHIYGDAAQKNVKEKQEDSNPSMILQEAYTGLVTSSLQSWDKVKSFINKVQLKFSPPDLESKEVANADGGAKERVKEAAQKSFGKSKETVEETAKSAANVVEQTVHRTAEKMKGSMSARHDHDEL from the exons atggaaagattTAGAAAATTAAGTGTAGTTTTTATCTTTTGGCTTATCACATTTTCCTTTGCAACTATTCATATATACGGGGATGCTGCACAAAAGAATGTCAAAGAGAAGCAAGAAGATTCAAATCCTTCAATGATACTACAAGAAGCCTATACTGGTCTTGTAACTTCTTCATTGCAATCTTGGGATAAGGTCAAGTCATTTATCAATAAAGTCCAACTTAAGTTTTCTCCTCCTGATTTAGA GAGCAAGGAGGTTGCTAATGCTGATGGTGGTGCCAAGGAGAGGGTGAAAGAGGCTGCCCAGAAAAGCTTTGGGAAGAGCAAAGAAACCGTTGAGGAAACCGCCAAATCGGCCGCGAATGTGGTGGAGCAGACAGTGCACAGAACAGCTGAGAAGATGAAAGGAAGTATGTCTGCTAGACATGATCATGACGAGCTTTGA
- the LOC107818979 gene encoding uncharacterized protein LOC107818979 isoform X1 codes for MERFRKLSVVFIFWLITFSFATIHIYGDAAQKNVKEKQEDSNPSMILQEAYTGLVTSSLQSWDKVKSFINKVQLKFSPPDLDFRSKEVANADGGAKERVKEAAQKSFGKSKETVEETAKSAANVVEQTVHRTAEKMKGSMSARHDHDEL; via the exons atggaaagattTAGAAAATTAAGTGTAGTTTTTATCTTTTGGCTTATCACATTTTCCTTTGCAACTATTCATATATACGGGGATGCTGCACAAAAGAATGTCAAAGAGAAGCAAGAAGATTCAAATCCTTCAATGATACTACAAGAAGCCTATACTGGTCTTGTAACTTCTTCATTGCAATCTTGGGATAAGGTCAAGTCATTTATCAATAAAGTCCAACTTAAGTTTTCTCCTCCTGATTTAGA CTTTAGGAGCAAGGAGGTTGCTAATGCTGATGGTGGTGCCAAGGAGAGGGTGAAAGAGGCTGCCCAGAAAAGCTTTGGGAAGAGCAAAGAAACCGTTGAGGAAACCGCCAAATCGGCCGCGAATGTGGTGGAGCAGACAGTGCACAGAACAGCTGAGAAGATGAAAGGAAGTATGTCTGCTAGACATGATCATGACGAGCTTTGA